A genome region from Marasmius oreades isolate 03SP1 chromosome 5, whole genome shotgun sequence includes the following:
- a CDS encoding uncharacterized protein (BUSCO:EOG092648LP) produces MSTPSLPQLFARSLASASKSLGLPNIEDEAQELVQSSLQDLLSLQSRITGLSLFSPNETLEDISTRELVYLLLPFVLSEVQGRVRTTEREDRLESLEKSQKYLKAFLGLLENYQIVPEDEVALYQQNSSSVTNPASRRELKIKQYQKEKDLRARIQVIRKRRHQEQLQTDFPNDFDLIASLLPSSTTNQSDQEEEEDTQTDDVLREATLLLIRLCFAQAHSQLQSMDQEIELLRTAPPRIAPPRPAESSPEGQKDKQKESEKDMWRLDAPRASGGPDGRGPLLDSSGRPLRPFTILPSGAGDRARLQAQVFRPDHNLPTMSTDEYLEIERQRGKFISGGGPASEAALTTSEQLALDSEMDGTREGEENSEAKRQKDEKWAIFTDENPRGTGNTMNRG; encoded by the exons ATGTCTACCCCTTCACTTCCACAACTATTTGCTCGAAGCCTTGCCTCTGCCTCAAAATCCCTCGGTTTGCCCAATATAGAGGATGAGGCCCAG GAACTTGTGCAATCAAGTTTACAAGACCTTCTTAGCCTTCAATCACGAATAACCGGACTCTCACTTTTCAGTCCCAATGAAACGCTTGAAGATATCTCGACCAGGGAACTCGTGTATCTTTTGTTACCGTTTGTTCTCTCAGAGGTGCAGGGACGTGTGAGGACAACTGAGAGAGAGGATCGATTGGAATCACTGGAAAAATCGCAG AAATACCTGAAAGCATTTCTTGGACTCCTGGAGAATTACCAGATCGTACCCGAAGATGAAGTCGCGCTGTACCAACAGAACTCATCCTCCGTTACCAATCCTGCAAGTCGTAGGGAATTGAAGATCAAGCAATaccagaaggagaaggatctACGCGCTCGAATACAA GTGATACGGAAGCGCAGACACCAGGAACAGTTACAAACAGACTTCCCTAACGACTTTGACCTCATTGCTTCCTTATTACCTTCCTCAACCACGAATCAGTCAGatcaagaagaagaggaagacaccCAGACCGATGATGTTCTTCGTGAAGCTACACTCCTCCTTATCCGACTATGCTTTGCTCAAGCCCATTCGCAGCTTCAAAGTATGGATCAGGAAATCGAACTTTTGCGAACTGCCCCTCCGAGGATAGCACCTCCAAGGCCCGCCGAAAGCTCTCCGGAGGGTCAGAAAGATAAACAGAAGGAAAGCGAGAAAGATATGTGGAGATTGGATGCACCCCGTGCCTCGGGTGGTCCTGACGGTAGAGGGCCGTTACTTGATTCTTCGGGAAGA CCCCTGCGACCATTCACGATCCTTCCATCTGGCGCAGGCGATCGAGCACGTCTCCAGGCCCAAGTCTTCCGCCCGGACCATAATTTGCCCACAATGTCAACCGATGAGTATCTTGAAATTGAACGTCAACGCGGGAAATTCATATCAGGAGGAGG CCCGGCATCCGAAGCAGCCCTTACAACCTCTGAACAATTGGCCCTGGATTCTGAAATGGACGGAACcagggaaggagaagagaatTCGGAAGCCAAACGACAGAAAGATGAGAAGTGGGCCATCTTTACGGATGAAAATCCCAGAGGAACTGGGAACACGATGAATAGAGGTTGA